In Rhodopirellula sp. P2, the DNA window GTTCGGAATTGTGTACCTCGCTCGCGATGAAAAGCTCCGACGCGACGTGGCGATCAAGATTGCTCGGCCGGAAATTGTTCGAGACGCCGTTGCGATCCGGCGGTTTCAAGACGAGGCTCGAGCGGCGGCCAAGTTGGATCATCCTGGGATCATTTCCATCTACGGCAGTGGAGTGCAGGATGATTTGCACTACTACGTCATGCCCTACTTGATTGGGAAGCATTTAGGCGATTGGTTGGCGGATCAGTCGTCGCCAATGTCTGAGAGAGAGGCTGCCCGATGGATGATTCAGATCGCCAATGCGGTTCAGTACGGTCATGACGCAGGAATCATTCACCGCGATTTGAAGCCGCAGAACATTCTGATGCAGCAGTCGTCGGATGGCGAAACGCAGAGGCCCGTGGTGCTGGACTTTGGTCTTTGTGCGAGCACGGATTCGACCGTCGCGACAACGACGAGGGTTGCGGGGACGCCTCGCTACATTGCGCCCGAACAAGCGATGTTTGGCAATCGGCAAATCACACCGAAGAGCGATCTCTATTCGTTGGGCGTGATGCTGTACCAGATGCTCACCGGAACGACTCCTTTGACGCCGGATAATTTTGCCGAGGCCGTGTTGATGCTGCACCATTCCCCGATCGATGGGCCGAAGAAACATCGGCCTGATCTTTCCGATGCAATGCAGGCGATCTGTTTGAAGTGCCTGAGACGCGATCCGGACCTACGCTACGAATCGGCTGCGGCATTGGAGGCCGACCTGCAGAGATTTCTGAGCGATCAGCCGGTCGAAGCCAGAGCTCCCAGCATCGTGGAGCGTTTGGGATACGAACTCTACCACGGGCCGCTTGAGAGAATTTTTGGATGGGCCGTCATTGGGATCAATGTCCTGGTTTGGGCATGGGCTGCGGTCGGCGGGGTGTTGGTCTGGCAGCGTTATTCCAATGTACCGGAGCTCGCTGCGGCATTGCCTGAGTTCATCTTCTTTGTGGTTCTGGTGGTGGTTCCGTTCCACTTGCTCGGTGCTCACGCCGGCTCACTGATGGTACGAGGCACCAAGCATTTTCGTTGGGCGGCATTCATGAGCTTTGCGTCGATGGTTTGGTCGGTTTTCCAAGCGACCAATTTGTTTAGCAGTGGTCCCACTTTGAAAATTTGCCTCGTCAGCAGAATCGGTGGGTTTGATTTGGCTCAGGGAGCTTTCCTAGCTGGTGATACAGGGCGATTTCGATCGTTTTATACGATTTGAAACCGTAGGCCTTTCTCAACGCCAGTTTGGCTTTGGTGTTCATGCCCTCGACGCTACCGTTGGAGATTTCACCACGAGCGAGAAACCAGTTCAACAGTAGCGTTCGGTGCCTGCGTAGTGTGCGTGCCATGCCCTTCATCGGTTCGATTTTCGAATGCATCGCTCGAGTACACCATTGATCGAGAAACCTGCCTGCCCAGGCCGGACTTTGGTAGCTCCAGAACCGTTGGAAGTCTTCTCGCATCAGATAAGCTTTGATGCTCTTCAGGTTGTATTGCAGGAGATCATCAAGCTTGACCGTTTGCTTGTCCGTCAGATTCTCTGGGCGTTTTAGAAGGCACCATCGAGACCCTTTGAGCACCTCTTCATAGCCATCCGCTTTCAACTGCCGGGCCTCCTCAACCCGAACCTTGTTGAGTGCATCGCCGAACTTCTTCATCACGTGGTATCGGTCCAAGATGTGAACCGCATCGGCGGCCTTCTCGGCGATCACGTTCATGTACTGACGCCACATGTCAGTGCAAATGAACTTCAAGCTCTGAATCGATGTCTCTGGAACGGCATTGAAAAAACCACGCAGACTTTCCTCGGTTCGATCCCGAGCGACGTAAAGCAACCGTCGGCAGTCGGCATCAATCTGGTAGACCAGCGTCAGGTACTTGTGTCCTCGACGGTAGGCAATCTCATCGACGCCAATTGCTTCGACCGGGCCGATTTCCCGGTGAATCAGTCCCCAACGAACCACCCAGTCAATCGCCCGGTAGACCGTGTCCCAGCTGGTGCCAAAGATCAACGCGGTTTCCTTCCAACTCAGTCGCTTGGCCCAAGCGGCGAGAAAAATTCGATAGCTGTAAGTGCTGCGATGCTTTCCATCAGCCCAAGGAACTTTCTCGATCACCACGCCACAGGCGGGGCAGGCAACTCGCCTCATCGCGTAAAGAAAGAACACCGGGAAACCCCACAGCGGCACAAACTCGAACCGCCTTTCTCCTCGGGTGTCGTATCCGGGGCGTTTCTTTCCGCAGCCGCTGCAAACAGGGCGACTTCGCGCGTGTGGCTTGATGCTGATCCAGATCGCTTGGTTGTCCTCGCTCCAACGGATGCTTGTGTAGACAAACCCCTTTTGCTTTTCGGCTCGGTTGAGGATAGTTTTGAGCTGCATCTTGTCGGTCCTGGGATGTTGCTGAAGTGTTGCAACAACATCAATAGCTCAGTGTCCGGCAAGATGCATCTTCTTTTTTGTGACGTAATTGCTGGAGCCCCTTCCGCCTCGCCTTCGCATCGGCCTGACACTGGCCCGGCCCAGGTCGATGCGAAGGCGAGGCGGGAGGGGCGGCCCCATTCTGCTGAGCCCGAGCCGAGGTCGACGCACGGCCCCCATTTCAACCACGTCCCAAAACGCTTCCACCCACTGATTCGGCGGAAGAGCCGAAAATTTACGAAGGCCGCGTGGTAGCAACGACCTTGGTCTTTCTCGTGATTGCGCCGGCGTTTTTCGCGCAAGGTTGCATGCTTGCAGCGGGGGCCTGGACAGCGTGGCGTCGAAGTCGAGCTAGCGTTTGATCTCGAAGGTGACTTCGTTCTGGCCGTACTTCTTTCCATGGACATCTTCCATTGTCAAGCGCAGGCGATAGCGTCCCGGTTCGAGCGAATCGGGCAAGTACATTTGGTAGGCGATGAAGTAATCACGAAGTTTGTTCTGCGACAATTGTTTGTCGACCGGCAACGATTGGCTGGCAACACGACGCCCTGATTCATCGAGCAGATCGTAGCTGCCTTGCAACATGGTTTCGAAGCCTTGGTTGCTCCCCTGGCTGATTTTCTTGGCCACGAAGTTTTCGATCTCGCAGTACAAGATGACTTGTTGTCCAGGATCAAACTGACGTTTGGGGAACGGTTTGATTTGCCCGTAGGCTTCAATCTCGGTGCAGAACTCCAAGGCCCGAACATCCAGTGAATCGGAGGCTGCGGCAAGGAACTCCGTGGCTTGTCGGATTTGTGGCAAGGCGGAACTGAAACGCCGCGAAGGCACCGGGTGCCCGTTGGGATCGATGATGGTCCACAGACCGAGCAACTGGTGACGCAGGTACTCTTGTTCTTGCGTGGTCAGGCCCTCCAGTTTGTCGACCGCCTGATCCGGGTCTCCCGAGAGAACCATCAAGTGACGCTTGATAATCTGGCGACGTTGTTTCTGGGCGTCGGATTCGTTGGGTTCGGTTTGCTCGAGTCGTTTTAGCAGTGCGTCATACAGTTCCGAGTCACTGAGCGACTCCACGTTGACGGCTTGGGCGACGCTGGCCGCTGGTTGAATGACAGGCGTTTGAGAGTCTGGCGATTGCGTGGCCGAGACCTGTTGAACGTTCGTTGGCAGGCCGTCTTGGTTGGCGATGGCGTTCGTTTGATCCGACAGCGAATGCGACGCGCCGGTGTCATCCGCCACCTTGTCCGAGAAGTTCCAAACCGCCGGGACATCCGATTCGGTTGAAGGTGAACCAGCCGGCAAGGGGTTGTTCTCACCACCAGCAGTCGCAGCGGCCACCTTGCCTTGGTCGCTCAAGGAGTCTCCTTCGAAGACGTCTTCGAGCACCTGGTCGGTCAGATTGAATTCAGAAAGTGGTGGAGTGGTCTGAGCGACATGGGCAACGGGGCTTGTGGAAGACTCCTTCGATGGGGAGGGGGGGAAATTCTTTGCCGCGATGCGTTGTGGCGTCAGTCCGCGATCCACCACTTCATCCGGCAGATCGGGCAACGAGTCCAGCGAGGCCGCCAACAAGTTGTCGATCCCGGCCGGTTGCTGGGTGGGTTGGGCCTTTTTGTAAGACATCGCGACCAAGCGGCGAATCGCCTCTCGCTGCACCTCAGGCGGATGATCCTTCAACGCATTCATGACCATGCTGACGTCGACGCCCGCGTAAGTGTCCGGTGACGACGCGGGTTCGGGCGTGCCCTTTTCATCTGGGCTGGACGGCGAGTCGCTGACGTAGCTGACTTGCCGAGTGATTGCCGCCGAATCTCGTGACGACAAATCGTCGGACTCGGATCCAGAGGTGGTGGTTTGAGCAGGAGCCGAAGTCGTGCTGGGCGGGGTCGTGCTGGACGGGGTCGCAGCGGTTGTTGAACTCGAATTCTTTCGAGTGATCGGTGTTTTCGCCGTCGCCAAACGTTGCGGGACTTCTTCAAGCAGCGTCTCGGGGGCGGCATCCTCACCCGAGATGAAGATGTCCGAAGGTCCCTGGTTGGCGTGTTGTTCGATACCCGGTCGGCCGTTGAGCGGTGAGAACAACCGCGAGCGATGGCAGCCCGCACTGGTGAATCCGGTGGCCAGGAGAGCGATGGCCAGTCCTGAGCGTGTCAGCGAGGATGGTCGAACAGACCATTCGGTGAGCGAGAGCAGGAGGAGCAGACGGGGCGCAGACATGACGAACCTGGCATCGGAGACGGGAGACAATCAACCGGCCAGACGCTACGAAAATCGCCCCCTCGGCAACAACGTCAATTTGATCCACTCATTCTTCACGGATTCGCTGAATTTCATTGGTTTCCACAAATTCTCCCCCCAATCGAGCTTGTCCATCTGAGGCATCTCGGTACGATTCACACGAGATCGTTGATCGATTGTGGATGCACCCGACCTTCGCGTTGTTGCTAGCAAATGGTCAACCTCGAGCCAATGCCGATGGATGGGCATTTCAGGTGAACATGTTTCCTCGCAGCTCCCCTCAGGAGGGGATCGAATGAACAGTCGAGTGTGGATGGTGGCGTTTGTCTTTTTGGGGTCGGCCCTGGGTTCCTCTGCGAGAGCGGATTGGACTCAAACGGTGTTCCCGGTGAAGACGCACAATTTTGGAACGGTTGCGGTCGCCTCCAAAACGGAATTTCGTTTTCCGGTGGTCAACACGTTCAGCTCGGATCTGCATATCCGGTCCATCCGTGAGAGCTGTGGTTGCACCACCGCGATCATCGAAACCGCAACGATCGCTCCCGGCGAGTCCGGATCGATCTTAGCTCGGTTCAACACCCCCACCTTCCGCGGCAAAAAGGGTGCGACGCTGACGGTTGTCATCGACAAACCGTTTTACAGCGAAGTTCAATTGCGGGTCGACGGTTACATCCGCAGCGACATGGTGTTCCACCCCGGTGCGATCGAACTGGGGACCGTCAATCAAGGCGAACCCAAAACAGGAGCAACCAAGTTGTTCTACGCCGGCCGAAGTGACTGGCAGGTTGTCGACGTCCGCTCCAACACGCCTTGGTTGGTGCCTTCGTTCAAGCAAACCGAACGTGGTGCTGGCAAAGCCAACTACGAACTGTCCGTCGAAGTGCGTGAAGACGCTCCGGAAGGCTACTTCCAAGACGAACTGATCATCCAAACCAATGACCGCAGCATGCCGAACGTTCCTTTGCGAGTGATCGGCACCGTGGAATCAGCGCTTTCGATTGCTCCCCAATCCATCGCGGTTGGAACGATCCAGCAAGGCGACAGCATTTCCCAACGTTTGGCGATTCGGGGTCGCAAGCCTTTCGCGATTGAGTCGATCGAATGCGAAGGCTGGAAAGTGGAGTTCTCGGCCAGCGAAGACGAACGAATGATCCACATGGTCGACCTGACGCTGACCGCCGACACCGCGCGTGGGAACCAACGTGTTCCCATGGTGATTCGCACACGAGGCGAAAACGCCGTGACCGCGAAAGCCATCGTGACGGCAGACATCGCGGCAGAACAAGTCGCTCAAGCTCAGTGAACTCGGGCGTTCCAACAGCACAAAGCCTGCGATCGAATGTTTCGATCGCAGGCTTTTTTTATGCCGCTCAATGAAGACGTCGCCACCTTCACTCCTCGGTGACTGACTTGGATTCCACGGGCAACAGCTGCAGGGCGTCGACAATCACGAAGCCAGACGTGTCAGCGTTCGTGATTCGGATGACGGATTCCGTCTCGGTCGAGAGGGCCACCGTGGCGACTGAGCGAAAGTGTTCTCCGGGTGGCAGCGGGATGGTCTGATCCACCTGGAACGAAAGCTGGGAGTCCCCAGTGGAGACCGTCAGAGGAACCTTCTTGGCTCGGCTTTCGTGGGCCGAGTAAGCCATCAGCACTTCGTATCGACCCGACTTTGGAACCTTGAATCGAAAGCTGGCAGTCGTGTTCCCGTCGCCTTTCGACTCAGAATCCTTTTCCCCGCAATAGATGTAGCCCGTCTCGATGTGGGGTTGGAAGTTCGTGGAGCCTGACCAGTTGCCCGAGAGTTCCGCTCGGGAATCATCCAGCACGATTCCCGGCAACGACTTCGCGGCAATGGCTCCACGGGGAGCGGTTGGCTCCGGCACGTCAGGCAGTTCCAGAACCTGACCTTGTGCGAGTAGCCGTTCACGAAGCTTTGAGTAAGCCAGTTCGTGGACTGGCAGATCGGCCTCTGCCGCCAAGGCCGCCGCGACACCGGCTCCCTGACCAATCGCCATCCAAGCTCCCTCGATTCGCAGCGACGAGATCCCAACGTGTGTGCAAGACAGGGCAACCGGAACCAACAAGTTGTCACACTGCTCTGGTTTGGGCAGGATCGACCGGTAAGGAACATGGTAGGCGTAGCCCTGCTTGGGATTCGTTCTTCGCACGGGGAAGATCGTCCCTTCGTTGATCACCCCGCCGCCTGGAAGTGCAATCCGTTGGCAGTCATGCGAGTCGATTGGAAACGACGAGATTGCAATTGGATCCTCTTTTTCGGGAGATTCGAGAATGTCCTTTTGGCTGATGACCGACAGTCCCTTCATTCTTCGAGATTCGCGGACGTAGAGCGCCGGCGAGAAGTGATCGTGGCTCGCGAATTCGTCTTTGCAAAGGCCCAGCCTGGCGTAACGCTCCCGCATCGACGGGGGCACGACAGGGTCGGTGGTCAGGAAGTGATAGAACTCCAGGGTGTACTGTTTGTGGGCTTCCCAGATCTTCCTTCGCCCCGCTTCGTCGGCCGCGTGCCAGTCGTTGCCTCCACCAACCAAGCCGATGGAAAATTGCCCGCCGATCGAGTTGTTGCCATCGAGTTTGTCGCCGGGCAGTGGGTACAGGTCAAAGCCCACACGGGTTTCGCCCGCCAGGAGCGCCCGGCGAACAATCTCGAACCTTGCCGGGTCGTAGTGAGTGGGTTTCGGCATCGGCACCCGATTGTCAGCTTCCGCGGTCAGGCACAGCCGAAAGCTGTAGGTCATCACGTTTTGGTCACCGGCGTTTCCGTCCCCGACATGCAGGGCGGTGACCAACGGCAATGGCTTGCCCTGATCGTCGAAGCCGTTGATGTTCATCTTCGGCTTTGGGGTTTGTTTTCCGGCCAGCGATTCACCGTATTCCTCACGCCCTTCTCGGCCGATGGTCCAGTCGACTCCCGCAGCCGCCATCAGGTCGCCCTCGTAGGTGCCGTCCACAAAAACTCTGGCCGTGAACCTTCCTTTCGTCGTGCTCAGCGAGGTGATGCGAGGCCCCTTCATCGTGACCGATTGAAGAGGATGCTGTGCCAGGACCGTGACCCCGGCCTCGTCCAACATTTGCAAGGTCACCCGCATCGCCACATGCGGCTCAAACGTCCAACGCGACTGGTCTTTCTTGGCCGGGTTGTAGGGAGCTTGCAGACCTCGGTCGGTGTAGTCCTTCACCACTCGCGTGTGCCACTCATCGAACAGCCCCATCAGCGTGCTGCGAACCATCTGGTTCGAGTCGCAGTGACTCAAGCCACCTGTGTTCAGACCGCCGACATGCTCGGTCGGTTCCAACAGGATGACCGAAGCTCCTTCGCGAGCGGCAGCGATCGCGGAACAAAAACCTCCTGGTGTCGAGCCATAGACAATCACATCCGCGGTCGTGACATCCGCCAGGTTGCCTGCGGTTCGGGGAGTTGGTTCTTGGGCTTGGAGCGTTGGGCAGAGCACCAGCATGCCAAACGCAACCCAAACGAAGGGATTCGAAACAACAGGCTGGCGGTGTGACATGGGAACTTTCCTTGAGCGGGGCTCACAACTTGGCGAATGGTTGTGAGTGA includes these proteins:
- a CDS encoding serine/threonine protein kinase produces the protein MENSTERTRDITTTQDGVEADSEETVSAGQSSSLLGAIESPQIWSARHLQGGVGGYELIQEIGRGGFGIVYLARDEKLRRDVAIKIARPEIVRDAVAIRRFQDEARAAAKLDHPGIISIYGSGVQDDLHYYVMPYLIGKHLGDWLADQSSPMSEREAARWMIQIANAVQYGHDAGIIHRDLKPQNILMQQSSDGETQRPVVLDFGLCASTDSTVATTTRVAGTPRYIAPEQAMFGNRQITPKSDLYSLGVMLYQMLTGTTPLTPDNFAEAVLMLHHSPIDGPKKHRPDLSDAMQAICLKCLRRDPDLRYESAAALEADLQRFLSDQPVEARAPSIVERLGYELYHGPLERIFGWAVIGINVLVWAWAAVGGVLVWQRYSNVPELAAALPEFIFFVVLVVVPFHLLGAHAGSLMVRGTKHFRWAAFMSFASMVWSVFQATNLFSSGPTLKICLVSRIGGFDLAQGAFLAGDTGRFRSFYTI
- a CDS encoding DUF1573 domain-containing protein, translated to MNSRVWMVAFVFLGSALGSSARADWTQTVFPVKTHNFGTVAVASKTEFRFPVVNTFSSDLHIRSIRESCGCTTAIIETATIAPGESGSILARFNTPTFRGKKGATLTVVIDKPFYSEVQLRVDGYIRSDMVFHPGAIELGTVNQGEPKTGATKLFYAGRSDWQVVDVRSNTPWLVPSFKQTERGAGKANYELSVEVREDAPEGYFQDELIIQTNDRSMPNVPLRVIGTVESALSIAPQSIAVGTIQQGDSISQRLAIRGRKPFAIESIECEGWKVEFSASEDERMIHMVDLTLTADTARGNQRVPMVIRTRGENAVTAKAIVTADIAAEQVAQAQ
- a CDS encoding ISL3 family transposase, whose protein sequence is MQLKTILNRAEKQKGFVYTSIRWSEDNQAIWISIKPHARSRPVCSGCGKKRPGYDTRGERRFEFVPLWGFPVFFLYAMRRVACPACGVVIEKVPWADGKHRSTYSYRIFLAAWAKRLSWKETALIFGTSWDTVYRAIDWVVRWGLIHREIGPVEAIGVDEIAYRRGHKYLTLVYQIDADCRRLLYVARDRTEESLRGFFNAVPETSIQSLKFICTDMWRQYMNVIAEKAADAVHILDRYHVMKKFGDALNKVRVEEARQLKADGYEEVLKGSRWCLLKRPENLTDKQTVKLDDLLQYNLKSIKAYLMREDFQRFWSYQSPAWAGRFLDQWCTRAMHSKIEPMKGMARTLRRHRTLLLNWFLARGEISNGSVEGMNTKAKLALRKAYGFKSYKTIEIALYHQLGKLPEPNQTHRFC
- a CDS encoding FAD-dependent oxidoreductase, translating into MSHRQPVVSNPFVWVAFGMLVLCPTLQAQEPTPRTAGNLADVTTADVIVYGSTPGGFCSAIAAAREGASVILLEPTEHVGGLNTGGLSHCDSNQMVRSTLMGLFDEWHTRVVKDYTDRGLQAPYNPAKKDQSRWTFEPHVAMRVTLQMLDEAGVTVLAQHPLQSVTMKGPRITSLSTTKGRFTARVFVDGTYEGDLMAAAGVDWTIGREGREEYGESLAGKQTPKPKMNINGFDDQGKPLPLVTALHVGDGNAGDQNVMTYSFRLCLTAEADNRVPMPKPTHYDPARFEIVRRALLAGETRVGFDLYPLPGDKLDGNNSIGGQFSIGLVGGGNDWHAADEAGRRKIWEAHKQYTLEFYHFLTTDPVVPPSMRERYARLGLCKDEFASHDHFSPALYVRESRRMKGLSVISQKDILESPEKEDPIAISSFPIDSHDCQRIALPGGGVINEGTIFPVRRTNPKQGYAYHVPYRSILPKPEQCDNLLVPVALSCTHVGISSLRIEGAWMAIGQGAGVAAALAAEADLPVHELAYSKLRERLLAQGQVLELPDVPEPTAPRGAIAAKSLPGIVLDDSRAELSGNWSGSTNFQPHIETGYIYCGEKDSESKGDGNTTASFRFKVPKSGRYEVLMAYSAHESRAKKVPLTVSTGDSQLSFQVDQTIPLPPGEHFRSVATVALSTETESVIRITNADTSGFVIVDALQLLPVESKSVTEE